The DNA window GCTTCGGAATGTTCGCCGATATACTCTTCGAGTTGTTGCCAGAACCCGCCGTCGTTGCGGATTTTCTTGCAAGAGGCGCAGATCGGGATCAACCCCCGAAGCACTTTGACTTCGCGGAGGGCGCGTTGGAGTTCCTCATTGCTGCGGCGAAGCTCCTCTTCCCGTTCCTTCCGGCAATCCATTTCCTTCTTCAGTGTGAGCGCAGACGACACGCGGGCGAGTAACTCTATTCCATTCACGGGTTTGTTGATGTAATCCATCGCGCCGGCCGAGAAGGCTTCTCTCAGGTTATTGAGATCATTCTGGGCCGTCACCATGATGATCGGAATGTCCCGAAGGTGAGGCTGCTGTTTGATTTGTCGGCAGGCCGATACGCCGTCGATGTCGGGCATGAGTACATCCATCAAAATCAAATCTATATTAATTGAGAGGTGCGTACCGCCAAGGTTCAAACCCGAAAAAGCTGCCGCGGCCGAATCGGCCACGAGAACCTCATTATGGCCGGCCTTAGTCAGAATAGACCGAAGTAATAGATGCTGGTCGGGAGAGTCATCAACTATGAGGATCGCCATACCACTACTTAACGGCTAAGGGCGAACGAAACTGAAGCCACGAGA is part of the Nitrospira sp. genome and encodes:
- a CDS encoding response regulator, with the protein product MAILIVDDSPDQHLLLRSILTKAGHNEVLVADSAAAAFSGLNLGGTHLSINIDLILMDVLMPDIDGVSACRQIKQQPHLRDIPIIMVTAQNDLNNLREAFSAGAMDYINKPVNGIELLARVSSALTLKKEMDCRKEREEELRRSNEELQRALREVKVLRGLIPICASCKKIRNDGGFWQQLEEYIGEHSEAEFSHGLCQPCLKKLYPGVYQD